The Terriglobales bacterium DNA window CGCCTCAACGTGGTCAAGCTCCGCGTGCCGGCGCTGCGCGAGCGCAAGCAGGATATCCCACTGCTGGTGGGCGCGTTCCTGGAGCGCATCTCGCGCCAGAGCGGCATCGAGCGCACCATCAGCGACGACGCCCTGCGCCGCCTGCTCGCGTACGACTGGCCGGGGAACGTGCGCGAGCTGGAGAACTGCCTGGCGCGGAGCTGCGCGCTCAGCTCCGGCCCGACCGTGCACCTGGGCGACCTCTCCACCGCGTTGCAGAACGCGGCCGTGACGTCGCCGGAGGTCCCGCCCGCGCGCGACGGCCTCGACATCGTGCCCCTGGCCGAGCTGGAGAAGCAGGCCATCCTCAGCACCATCCGCACGCTCAACGGCGACAAGCTGGAGGCGGCGCGCCGGCTCGGCATCGGCAAGACCACGCTCTACCGCAAATTGAAGGAGTACGGCACCCAGTTCTGAGCCCCAACCTAAGGCGACAAGGACGGCCGGCCTGAGACAACTCCGCCAGCAGCAGCCCACTCTCACCTAGGTACGTAGCCAGCTCCCCTCTGGCCAAGGTGACCCTCTATGCTTTGGACTATCTTTGCGATCCTGTTGATCCTGTGGCTGCTCGGCTGGGGCTTCCACGTTGCCGGCAACCTGATCCACCTGCTGCTGGTGATCGCCCTTATCGTCGCGGTGATCAACCTCGTGACGGGCCGACGCACCGTCTGACCATCGACACACGGCACGATTTTCTCGCCGGCTGACCGCCGGCTCTGATCGCGCGCGGCGGCTTGCTGCCCGAGCCGCCACGTGCGAACTGCATTTGCTCTCCAGCGGCCGCGCTGTGGCCGCATCGGGCGCGCCCTCGCCGGCGCGCGAGGCATCCTGCCTTCTGCTGCTCACAATCTAACCTCTTACGTTTGGGCCCCGCTTCCGGCAATCCCTGGATCACCGGTATCCCGCATGTCGACTGCGTTGAAGTTTCCCCTGGAACGTCCCGACGAACCAACGCCGGTAGCCAACATCGAGGTGGCGCGTCGCGTCGCCGAGTTGGGCGAGTGGTTCCATAACCTCGACCTGGGCGGGGTCCGCACCGCGCCCAATCACTTCCTGGGCGACTTTCCCAACGTCAAGTGGAAGCACATCGCGCCCGCGCTGCCCGAGGACCTGACGGGCGCGACCGTGCTCGACGTCGGCTGCAACGGCGGCTTCTACTCTGTCGAGATGAAGAAACGCGGGGCGGCTCGCGTGCTTGGCATCGACGTGGACGACCGCTATCTCGAGCAGGCGCGCTTCGCCGCCCAGACCCTCGGCCACGACATCGAGTTCGAGAAGCGCTCGGTCTACCACGTGGACCAGGTCCCCGGGCAGTTCGACTACGTCTTCTTCATGGGAGTGCTCTACCACTTGCGTTACCCGCTGTACGCGCTCGACTTGCTCGTCACCAAGCTCAAGCCGGAGGGCCGGCTGGTCTTCCAGACGATGGTCCGCGGTTCCGAAGACGTGGCGGAGTGGAACCACGACTACCACTTCTGGAAGAAGAACATCTTCGACGACGCGCGCTGGCCGGCGGCCTATTTCATCGAGCACAAGTACGCGGGTGACCCGACGAACTGGTGGATCCCGAACCGCGCCTGTGCCGAGGCGATGCTGCGCTCGGCCGGCCTGGAGATCGTCGACCACCCCGAGTCGGAGACCTGGATCTGCGCGCCGGGCGCCATCCGGCCGCGCGACGAGCGCTCCGTGCTGGAGC harbors:
- a CDS encoding TIGR04290 family methyltransferase, yielding MKFPLERPDEPTPVANIEVARRVAELGEWFHNLDLGGVRTAPNHFLGDFPNVKWKHIAPALPEDLTGATVLDVGCNGGFYSVEMKKRGAARVLGIDVDDRYLEQARFAAQTLGHDIEFEKRSVYHVDQVPGQFDYVFFMGVLYHLRYPLYALDLLVTKLKPEGRLVFQTMVRGSEDVAEWNHDYHFWKKNIFDDARWPAAYFIEHKYAGDPTNWWIPNRACAEAMLRSAGLEIVDHPESETWICAPGAIRPRDERSVLELELAGEL
- a CDS encoding lmo0937 family membrane protein, whose amino-acid sequence is MLWTIFAILLILWLLGWGFHVAGNLIHLLLVIALIVAVINLVTGRRTV